The following are encoded together in the Desulfococcus multivorans genome:
- a CDS encoding ASKHA domain-containing protein, which produces MDTHLVTFQPQNRTVKVRDGESLLRAAMEAGVHINASCGGEGVCGKCRVIIEAGEVEGGLSERLKPEDREKGYRLACRASVIGDVTVRVPVESVVDASVLNIPPTPRKTARVKTFDLDELKEKGLFIPPMEKVYLTLPEPNAQDHLPDVTRLVSFLTLKNHEHRLGVEFPVIRKLPDILRREGFQVTATLARPVREDGQTVIINVQPGDTTSENYAVAVDIGTTTVYVQLIDLVSGNVLAEEADFNGQISYGEDVISRIMFAEKGDGLIRLHDVVTETINKLIRKNVKRAGIDPDGISSVTLAGNTTMTQLFLQVDPRYIRRSPYVPAASIYPPIKAKDLDLDLPDHVTALVYPQVSSYVGGDIVAGVMGSGLYRTEELTLFMDIGTNAEIVVGNRDWLACAACSAGPAFEGGGIEFGMRAAKGAIEDFSIDPVTFEPMNLTIGNVRPKGICGSGLINIVAALFEAGVVNPNGKYERNLPTDRVREREGIWEYVLVRQADTQIDRDIVLTEIDIENLIRAKGAIYSGCQTLLEEVGLSMQDLDRIYLAGGFGSYVDLARAMVIGLLPEMDADKITYIGNASLMGARMSALTNRIRRDVVEVTRKMTNFELSETPSYMDHYVASLFLPHTDLELFPRLKARLDLRRSAGR; this is translated from the coding sequence ATGGATACCCATCTTGTAACGTTTCAACCCCAGAATCGAACGGTAAAGGTCCGGGACGGCGAAAGCCTTCTCCGCGCGGCCATGGAGGCCGGCGTCCACATCAACGCTTCCTGCGGCGGGGAGGGTGTCTGCGGGAAATGCCGGGTGATCATCGAGGCGGGTGAGGTCGAGGGCGGCCTTTCCGAACGCCTCAAACCCGAGGACCGGGAAAAGGGATACCGCCTGGCCTGCCGGGCCTCGGTGATCGGCGACGTCACCGTACGGGTTCCCGTGGAGTCCGTCGTCGATGCCAGTGTTCTCAATATTCCCCCGACGCCCCGGAAAACCGCCCGCGTCAAGACCTTCGATCTGGATGAACTGAAGGAAAAAGGGCTTTTCATTCCCCCTATGGAAAAGGTCTATCTGACCTTGCCGGAGCCCAATGCCCAGGATCATCTGCCGGACGTGACCCGCCTCGTCAGCTTTCTCACCCTAAAAAATCACGAGCATCGACTGGGGGTCGAGTTCCCGGTGATCCGAAAACTGCCGGACATTCTCAGGCGGGAGGGCTTTCAGGTGACGGCCACCCTGGCCCGACCGGTCCGCGAGGACGGCCAGACCGTCATCATCAACGTTCAGCCCGGGGACACCACCTCGGAGAATTACGCCGTGGCCGTCGATATCGGGACCACCACCGTATATGTGCAGCTGATCGATCTCGTTTCGGGGAATGTCCTTGCGGAAGAGGCTGATTTCAACGGCCAGATCAGCTACGGCGAGGATGTCATCTCCCGGATCATGTTCGCCGAGAAGGGGGATGGGCTCATTCGTCTTCACGACGTGGTGACGGAGACCATCAACAAGCTCATCCGGAAGAACGTCAAACGGGCCGGGATCGATCCCGACGGCATTTCGAGCGTCACCCTGGCGGGGAACACGACAATGACCCAGCTCTTTCTCCAGGTCGATCCCCGTTACATCCGGAGATCTCCCTACGTGCCGGCGGCCTCCATCTATCCGCCCATCAAGGCGAAGGACCTCGACCTCGACCTTCCCGACCACGTCACGGCCCTTGTCTACCCCCAGGTTTCCAGCTATGTCGGCGGCGACATCGTGGCCGGCGTCATGGGCTCGGGACTTTACCGGACCGAGGAACTGACGCTTTTCATGGACATCGGTACCAACGCGGAGATCGTGGTGGGAAACCGGGACTGGCTGGCCTGTGCCGCCTGTTCGGCGGGACCGGCTTTCGAGGGGGGCGGCATCGAGTTCGGCATGCGGGCGGCCAAGGGCGCCATCGAGGACTTTTCAATCGATCCCGTTACCTTCGAACCCATGAACCTCACCATCGGAAACGTCCGGCCCAAGGGGATCTGCGGTTCGGGATTGATCAACATCGTCGCCGCGCTTTTCGAGGCGGGGGTCGTCAACCCCAACGGCAAATATGAGCGGAATCTGCCCACGGACCGCGTCCGGGAACGCGAGGGCATCTGGGAGTATGTCCTGGTCCGACAGGCCGATACCCAGATCGACCGGGATATCGTGCTGACCGAGATCGACATCGAGAATCTGATCCGGGCCAAAGGGGCCATTTACAGCGGATGCCAGACCCTTCTCGAGGAGGTGGGGCTCTCGATGCAGGACCTGGACCGGATCTATCTGGCCGGCGGGTTCGGAAGCTACGTGGATCTGGCGCGGGCCATGGTTATCGGCCTCCTGCCCGAGATGGACGCCGACAAGATCACCTACATCGGCAACGCCTCGCTCATGGGCGCCCGGATGAGCGCCTTGACCAACCGGATTCGACGGGACGTGGTCGAGGTGACGCGGAAGATGACCAACTTCGAGCTTTCGGAGACGCCGTCCTATATGGACCATTACGTCGCTTCCCTGTTCCTTCCCCACACGGACCTGGAGTTGTTTCCCAGGCTCAAGGCCCGGCTCGACCTCAGGCGGTCGGCGGGACGATAG
- a CDS encoding bifunctional acetyl-CoA hydrolase/transferase family protein/GNAT family N-acetyltransferase, protein MAKTSYWADDFVEKQRTAKEAVKMIRPGQRVFIGSSCGEPQYLVKTLAEASSVFTDLEIVRLLSLERTPLGLIADKTKSRSINIRSFYLGSGKARGLAMNKRFITPVNLSAIPRLFKSRQLPIHAALIQVTPPDDFGWMSLGVSVDVTLSAAFSADLVIAQVNPRMPRVLGQSFIHVDDVDVIVEHEEELLATEPLPETEAANTIGRLIARLVDDGSTIQIGLGATSKATLLALADKNDLGVHSQYLTQDMMHLFSRGVITNRRKGFNEGKMVASAAIGGEVLYEFLHDNPSVDFRPSDYVNDPTIIARHHRMVSMNVALAMDLTGQVAADALPRTYFTGVTGINDFIRGAALAEGGKSILMFASTSGSGEDQTSRVVPSLGDTAVVVPRGDVHYVVTEYGAVNLFGKSLQERALAMISIAHPEYREELFFEAKEMGLLSEDRTLSDSIHGVYPVKLEEVREINGETVVIRPAKPVDERRIQEHFYNLEPDDVVSRFFHEKHSFVRDDLEEMLEVDYVKDLTIVAVVGEFGFGKVIAMGEYLLNEASNMAEVAFTVNKAYQGRGLGKLLMRKLAEAARENGLAGLFAYTAPHNRGMINLFKTLPYKIKTVFEDDMVLLSCRFDTMET, encoded by the coding sequence ATGGCCAAGACGAGCTATTGGGCGGATGATTTTGTCGAGAAACAGCGAACGGCCAAGGAGGCCGTCAAAATGATCCGGCCCGGCCAGCGGGTGTTTATCGGATCGTCCTGCGGTGAGCCGCAGTACCTGGTCAAGACGCTTGCGGAGGCATCATCGGTCTTCACGGACCTCGAGATCGTCCGTCTGCTTTCCCTGGAACGGACGCCGCTGGGGCTTATCGCCGACAAAACCAAAAGCCGGAGCATCAATATCCGTTCCTTTTATCTGGGATCCGGGAAGGCCAGGGGGCTGGCCATGAACAAGCGTTTCATCACGCCCGTCAATCTTTCCGCGATTCCCCGGCTTTTCAAGAGCCGACAGCTCCCGATCCACGCGGCCCTGATTCAGGTGACCCCTCCCGACGATTTCGGCTGGATGAGCCTCGGCGTTTCCGTGGACGTGACCCTGTCCGCCGCCTTTTCCGCCGATCTGGTCATCGCCCAGGTCAACCCGCGCATGCCCCGGGTTCTGGGTCAGAGCTTCATCCACGTGGATGATGTGGACGTCATCGTCGAGCACGAGGAGGAACTGCTGGCGACGGAGCCCCTCCCGGAAACCGAAGCGGCCAACACCATCGGCCGGCTCATCGCCCGCCTCGTCGACGACGGGTCCACCATCCAGATCGGCCTCGGCGCCACATCCAAGGCCACGCTGCTGGCGTTGGCCGACAAGAACGATCTGGGGGTCCACAGCCAATACCTGACCCAGGATATGATGCACCTCTTTTCGCGGGGGGTCATCACCAATCGGCGGAAGGGCTTCAACGAGGGTAAAATGGTGGCCAGTGCCGCCATCGGCGGCGAGGTCCTCTACGAGTTCCTTCACGACAACCCTTCGGTCGATTTCAGGCCGTCCGACTATGTCAACGACCCCACCATCATCGCCCGACATCATCGGATGGTCTCCATGAACGTGGCCCTGGCCATGGACCTCACCGGTCAGGTAGCCGCGGATGCCCTGCCGCGAACCTATTTCACGGGCGTCACCGGCATCAACGATTTTATCCGCGGGGCGGCGCTGGCCGAGGGCGGCAAATCGATCCTCATGTTCGCCTCGACCTCCGGGTCGGGAGAAGATCAAACCAGCCGCGTCGTGCCCAGCCTGGGCGATACCGCCGTGGTGGTCCCCAGGGGAGACGTCCACTATGTGGTGACGGAATACGGTGCCGTCAACCTTTTCGGGAAAAGCCTTCAGGAGCGGGCCCTGGCCATGATCAGCATCGCCCACCCCGAGTACCGGGAGGAGCTCTTCTTCGAAGCCAAGGAGATGGGACTGTTGAGCGAGGACAGGACCCTCAGCGACTCGATTCACGGCGTCTACCCGGTGAAGCTCGAGGAGGTCCGGGAGATCAACGGGGAGACCGTCGTCATCCGTCCCGCCAAACCGGTGGATGAACGCCGCATCCAGGAGCATTTTTACAATCTCGAACCCGATGACGTCGTCTCCCGTTTTTTCCACGAGAAGCACAGTTTCGTGAGGGACGATCTCGAGGAGATGCTCGAGGTGGACTATGTGAAGGATCTCACCATTGTGGCGGTGGTGGGAGAGTTCGGGTTCGGGAAGGTCATCGCCATGGGGGAATACCTGCTGAATGAGGCGAGCAACATGGCGGAGGTTGCCTTTACGGTGAACAAGGCATACCAGGGCAGGGGTCTCGGCAAACTCCTCATGCGGAAACTGGCCGAGGCTGCCCGGGAAAACGGTCTGGCCGGGCTGTTTGCCTATACCGCCCCCCATAACAGGGGCATGATCAATCTTTTCAAAACGCTGCCCTACAAAATCAAGACGGTGTTCGAGGACGACATGGTGCTGCTTTCCTGCCGGTTTGACACGATGGAGACGTGA
- a CDS encoding acetyl-CoA decarbonylase/synthase complex subunit delta, translating into MAFEFFKESYSGAVRKVTLGQGDKAVTVGGQTCYPFYQFEGEMPNKPKIAMEVWDMRPTDWAESALKPFEDVLDDPAAWAKKCVDTYGAEMIALQLRSTDPNDKDASPADAAATVKKVLAAVDVPVIVWGTASPKKDEEVLKKIAEDCQGKNLIIGPVEDKNHKGIGAAAMGFGHTVISSSPIDVNIAKQINILLENLGMPMDRVIVDPTTGGLGYGMEYSYSVMERLRMAAMNQGDDKLQYPVINNLGFEIWKSKEAKLKADEAPTLGDPERRGILMEAVGAVSYLLAGSDILIMRHPESVRLVKAFIDLGIAGGSAKTVAPIEKKLPAAEIDLAALAPAPDLTITEEKKAEPAKKAAPKAAEAPKEAPKPAAPAAAAPAAPEAAKPAPAPAAAAAPAVDPAVQAKLEAEAKAKAEAEAKAKLEAEAKAKADAEARAKADAEARAKADAEAKAKADAEARAAEVAKRESEENAIRQARAKEREERLKKMAEERAGKVAAGAGMTPAGIQKSELDKLVEKIQWVNGRLY; encoded by the coding sequence TTGGCTTTTGAATTTTTCAAAGAATCTTATTCCGGAGCTGTAAGGAAGGTTACGCTGGGACAAGGCGACAAGGCTGTCACCGTCGGCGGCCAGACATGCTACCCGTTTTATCAGTTCGAAGGCGAGATGCCCAACAAGCCCAAGATCGCCATGGAGGTCTGGGACATGAGACCCACGGACTGGGCGGAGTCGGCACTCAAACCTTTCGAGGATGTCCTCGACGACCCGGCGGCCTGGGCGAAAAAGTGCGTTGACACCTACGGAGCGGAGATGATCGCCCTTCAGCTCAGAAGCACCGACCCCAACGACAAGGACGCGAGCCCGGCCGATGCCGCCGCGACGGTCAAAAAGGTTCTGGCCGCCGTCGACGTTCCCGTAATCGTCTGGGGAACCGCAAGCCCCAAGAAGGACGAAGAGGTCCTCAAGAAAATCGCCGAGGACTGCCAGGGCAAAAACCTGATCATCGGACCGGTGGAGGACAAGAATCACAAGGGTATCGGCGCCGCGGCCATGGGCTTCGGTCACACCGTCATCTCGTCTTCACCCATCGACGTCAATATCGCCAAACAGATCAACATCCTCCTTGAAAACCTGGGCATGCCCATGGACCGCGTGATCGTGGACCCCACCACCGGCGGCCTCGGATACGGCATGGAATACAGCTACTCCGTCATGGAACGCCTGAGAATGGCGGCCATGAACCAGGGCGACGACAAACTCCAGTACCCCGTCATCAACAACCTGGGCTTTGAAATCTGGAAATCCAAGGAAGCCAAGCTCAAGGCTGATGAAGCCCCCACCCTGGGCGACCCGGAACGCCGCGGCATCCTCATGGAGGCCGTAGGCGCCGTGAGCTATCTTCTGGCCGGCTCCGACATTCTGATCATGCGCCACCCCGAATCCGTCCGCCTGGTCAAGGCCTTCATCGATCTCGGTATCGCCGGCGGATCGGCCAAGACGGTCGCTCCCATCGAAAAGAAACTGCCGGCCGCGGAGATCGACCTGGCGGCCCTGGCCCCCGCGCCGGATCTGACGATCACCGAAGAGAAAAAGGCGGAGCCCGCTAAAAAAGCCGCTCCCAAGGCGGCCGAAGCCCCCAAGGAAGCGCCCAAGCCCGCCGCCCCGGCAGCCGCCGCCCCCGCGGCACCCGAAGCCGCCAAACCGGCGCCCGCTCCCGCAGCAGCAGCGGCTCCCGCGGTAGATCCGGCCGTCCAGGCCAAACTCGAGGCCGAGGCCAAGGCTAAAGCCGAAGCTGAAGCCAAGGCCAAACTCGAGGCCGAGGCCAAGGCCAAAGCCGACGCCGAAGCCAGGGCCAAAGCCGATGCCGAAGCCAGGGCCAAAGCGGATGCCGAAGCCAAGGCCAAAGCCGATGCCGAAGCCAGGGCGGCCGAAGTGGCCAAACGGGAATCCGAGGAGAACGCCATCCGTCAGGCCAGAGCCAAGGAGCGCGAGGAGCGTTTGAAGAAGATGGCGGAAGAGCGCGCCGGCAAGGTTGCGGCAGGGGCCGGGATGACCCCCGCGGGAATCCAGAAGAGCGAACTGGACAAACTGGTCGAAAAGATTCAATGGGTCAACGGAAGACTTTATTAG